Proteins encoded within one genomic window of Streptomyces kaniharaensis:
- a CDS encoding FtsX-like permease family protein, whose amino-acid sequence MKASAWRVALRIARRDALRAKGRSALVIAMVALPVLGVTGADVVFRSAELDPGERVVRVMGQADGLLQMAERGAIVVQAPDPEEGYRTADDHAQPKGAAKPPATPEQRRSLETPPDELARQLLPQGSVLVPERQGPYTATSTAQGLLNVRTVEADLTDPVWHGRINLVKGRAPGAGHEVAVTQDFLDRSGLHVGDRTAVRGLESLPFTITGVAEYPGALNATALIARPGALLDPLAALPGAAERDRGGSTDPVRWLVKLPAGAVLDWPKVTEFNKFGFTLASRTVVLDPPARSQVPYYLEEDHNSAGGSYFDRTTVVILATVVGMALLEIVLLAGPAFAVGARRSRRQLGLIAAGGGDRSHVRGVVLGGGVVLGLTGAAIGLGLGVVLVALLRTRAEESSGQRFGHFDVQPLDLLGVLAIGLVTGLLAAVVPAVQASRQEVVAALTGRDSLKAPSRRLALLGVVMVAGGAALALLGATSGIGRSLSVLGGSVVAELGMVALTPYLVGLYGRVGRWLPLGPRLALRDSVRHRGRTAPAVAAVMAAVAGSVAVSVYLASSDEQARRDYVASGPANAVMLGAGWGAGADGTLLPQMRGSLERDLPALGQRADVQQAHYLSGCRVDSECGTIAVVKPKELRCPLDDQEPAAMTIAEHNRLRRADPRCAEERSWGAHYGTLPIGDATLLHNLYGVADPAPGQALAAGKAVVFDPAYLKDGKVILQVTEPLKGGPRDVHHPVVHEITVDAVLASAVLPSAGQAVISPDTAHRLGFSTVDAGSVWLPDAAPSDGVEQKARGALAKLADHVTFDVERGYHSRDNLITLGLSGFAALVALGASGIATGLAAADSQRDLATLAAVGAAPRIRRSLSGFQCGVIAAMGTLLGVVCGIVPAVALRKIEALATAADGPTVHAVVVFPWLHIGLTVVVLPLLAAGLAALLTRSRMTLARRSA is encoded by the coding sequence GTGAAGGCCAGCGCCTGGCGGGTCGCCCTGCGCATCGCCCGCCGCGACGCCCTGCGCGCCAAGGGCCGCAGCGCCCTGGTGATCGCCATGGTCGCGCTGCCCGTCCTCGGCGTCACCGGCGCCGACGTCGTCTTCCGCAGCGCCGAACTCGACCCCGGCGAACGCGTCGTCCGCGTCATGGGCCAAGCCGACGGCCTGCTCCAGATGGCGGAGCGCGGCGCGATCGTGGTCCAGGCCCCGGACCCGGAGGAGGGCTACCGCACCGCCGACGACCACGCGCAGCCGAAGGGTGCCGCCAAGCCGCCGGCCACCCCGGAGCAGCGGCGCAGCCTCGAAACCCCGCCCGACGAGCTCGCCCGGCAGCTGCTCCCGCAGGGCAGCGTCCTGGTCCCCGAGCGACAGGGCCCGTACACCGCGACCAGCACCGCCCAGGGCCTGCTCAACGTGCGGACCGTCGAGGCCGACCTGACCGACCCGGTCTGGCACGGCCGGATCAACCTGGTGAAGGGCCGGGCCCCGGGCGCGGGCCACGAGGTTGCCGTCACCCAGGACTTCCTGGACCGGTCCGGCCTGCACGTCGGCGACCGGACCGCCGTTCGCGGACTGGAGTCCCTCCCCTTCACCATCACCGGCGTCGCCGAGTACCCGGGCGCCCTGAACGCCACGGCGCTGATCGCGCGGCCCGGTGCCCTGCTCGACCCGCTGGCCGCGCTGCCCGGCGCCGCCGAGCGCGACCGCGGCGGCTCGACCGACCCGGTCCGCTGGCTGGTCAAGCTGCCCGCCGGTGCGGTGCTCGACTGGCCCAAGGTGACCGAGTTCAACAAGTTCGGCTTCACCCTCGCCTCGCGCACCGTCGTGCTCGACCCGCCGGCCCGCTCGCAGGTGCCGTACTACCTGGAGGAGGACCACAACAGCGCGGGCGGCAGCTACTTCGACCGCACCACCGTCGTCATCCTGGCCACCGTGGTCGGCATGGCCCTGCTGGAGATCGTCCTCCTCGCGGGCCCCGCCTTCGCCGTCGGCGCCCGGCGCTCGCGACGGCAGCTCGGCCTGATCGCCGCCGGCGGCGGTGACCGTAGCCACGTCCGCGGCGTGGTGCTCGGCGGCGGCGTGGTCCTCGGGCTCACCGGCGCGGCGATCGGCCTCGGCCTGGGCGTCGTCCTGGTCGCGCTGCTGCGCACCCGGGCCGAGGAGTCCTCCGGCCAGCGCTTCGGCCACTTCGACGTGCAGCCGCTCGACCTGCTCGGCGTGCTCGCCATCGGCCTGGTCACCGGCCTGCTCGCGGCCGTCGTGCCCGCCGTCCAGGCCTCCCGCCAGGAGGTCGTGGCGGCGCTCACCGGCCGCGACTCGCTGAAGGCGCCGAGCCGCAGGCTCGCGCTGCTCGGCGTGGTGATGGTCGCCGGCGGCGCCGCGCTGGCGCTGCTCGGCGCGACCAGCGGCATCGGCCGCAGCCTGTCCGTCCTCGGCGGATCGGTGGTCGCCGAGCTCGGCATGGTGGCCCTGACGCCGTACCTGGTCGGCCTGTACGGCCGGGTCGGCCGCTGGCTGCCGCTCGGTCCCCGCCTCGCACTGCGCGACTCGGTGCGCCACCGCGGCCGTACCGCGCCCGCCGTCGCCGCGGTGATGGCCGCCGTGGCCGGCTCGGTCGCGGTCTCCGTCTACCTCGCCAGCAGCGACGAGCAGGCCCGCCGCGACTACGTCGCCTCCGGTCCGGCGAACGCCGTCATGCTCGGCGCGGGCTGGGGCGCCGGCGCCGACGGAACGCTGCTGCCGCAGATGCGCGGCTCCCTCGAGCGGGACCTCCCCGCCCTCGGCCAGCGTGCCGACGTCCAGCAGGCCCACTACCTCAGCGGCTGCAGGGTGGACAGCGAGTGCGGGACCATCGCGGTCGTGAAGCCGAAGGAGCTGCGCTGCCCGCTCGACGACCAGGAACCCGCGGCCATGACCATCGCGGAGCACAACCGGCTGCGCCGGGCGGACCCGCGGTGCGCCGAGGAACGCTCCTGGGGCGCCCACTACGGGACCCTGCCGATCGGTGACGCCACCCTGCTGCACAACCTCTACGGGGTCGCCGACCCGGCCCCGGGCCAGGCGCTCGCGGCGGGCAAGGCCGTGGTCTTCGACCCGGCCTACCTCAAGGACGGGAAGGTGATCCTCCAGGTCACCGAGCCCCTCAAGGGCGGCCCCCGCGACGTGCACCACCCGGTCGTCCACGAGATCACCGTGGACGCGGTGCTGGCCTCGGCCGTCCTGCCGTCCGCCGGCCAGGCCGTGATCAGCCCGGACACCGCGCACCGGCTCGGCTTCTCCACCGTCGACGCCGGCTCCGTCTGGCTGCCCGACGCCGCCCCCTCGGACGGCGTCGAGCAGAAGGCCAGGGGCGCGCTCGCCAAGCTCGCCGACCACGTCACCTTCGACGTTGAGCGCGGCTACCACTCCAGGGACAACCTGATCACCCTGGGCCTGTCCGGGTTCGCGGCCCTGGTCGCGCTCGGTGCGTCCGGGATCGCCACCGGCCTCGCCGCCGCCGACTCCCAGCGCGACCTGGCCACCCTCGCGGCGGTCGGCGCAGCGCCCCGGATCCGGCGTTCGCTGTCCGGCTTCCAGTGCGGGGTGATCGCGGCGATGGGCACCCTGCTCGGTGTGGTCTGCGGCATCGTCCCGGCGGTGGCCCTGCGCAAGATCGAGGCCCTGGCCACGGCGGCCGACGGGCCGACAGTCCACGCAGTGGTGGTCTTCCCCTGGCTCCACATCGGGCTCACCGTGGTCGTCCTGCCGCTGCTCGCGGCGGGCCTGGCGGCCCTGCTCACCCGCTCGCGGATGACACTGGCGCGCCGCTCGGCCTGA
- a CDS encoding dipeptidase, producing the protein MTRTPDSVVRSYIEQHQAAFLADLSDWLRIPSVSADPARSGDVRRSAEWLAAKLRDTGFPVAEVWETDGLPAVFAEWHSGDSSAPTVLVYGHHDVQPAAKEDGWATEPFEPTVIGKQLFARGAADDKGQVFFHTLGVRAHLAATGRTAPAVNLKLLIEGEEESGSPHFADLVRREAERLAADVVIISDTGMWSETTPTVCTGMRGLADAQIDLYGPDTDIHSGSFGGAVPNPAAVAAELAAALHDADRRVDIPGFYDGVIELTDRERELFAELPFDEAQWLKVAKSYGTRGEAGYSTLERIWARPTAEVNGIWGGYTGPGGKTIVPASAHLKLSFRLVAGQEVEKVREAVRAWVAARVPEGIRYELVFPGATRPCLTPLDHPALESTVRAMGRAFEQRILFTREGGSGPAADLQDVLGAPVLFLGISVPSDGWHSVDEKVELDLLAKGVETAAYLWGDLAENFRPGA; encoded by the coding sequence ATGACGAGAACCCCGGACAGCGTCGTCCGTTCCTACATCGAACAGCACCAGGCCGCGTTCCTGGCCGACCTCTCCGACTGGCTGCGGATCCCCTCGGTCTCCGCCGACCCGGCCCGCTCCGGGGACGTGCGGCGCTCCGCCGAGTGGCTGGCCGCCAAGCTGCGCGACACCGGCTTCCCGGTGGCCGAGGTGTGGGAGACGGACGGCCTGCCGGCGGTCTTCGCCGAGTGGCACTCCGGGGACTCGTCCGCGCCGACCGTCCTGGTGTACGGGCACCACGACGTGCAGCCCGCCGCCAAGGAGGACGGCTGGGCCACCGAGCCGTTCGAGCCGACCGTGATCGGCAAGCAGCTGTTCGCCCGCGGCGCGGCGGACGACAAGGGGCAGGTCTTCTTCCACACCCTCGGCGTGCGCGCCCACTTGGCCGCCACCGGCCGCACCGCGCCGGCCGTCAACCTCAAGCTGCTGATCGAGGGTGAGGAGGAGTCCGGCTCGCCGCACTTCGCAGACCTGGTCCGGCGCGAGGCCGAGCGGCTGGCCGCCGACGTGGTGATCATCTCGGACACCGGCATGTGGTCCGAGACCACGCCGACCGTCTGCACCGGCATGCGGGGCCTCGCCGACGCCCAGATCGACCTGTACGGCCCGGACACCGACATCCACTCCGGCTCCTTCGGCGGCGCCGTCCCCAACCCGGCGGCCGTCGCGGCCGAGCTGGCCGCCGCCCTGCACGACGCCGACCGGCGGGTCGACATCCCGGGCTTCTACGACGGCGTGATCGAGCTGACCGACCGTGAGCGCGAGCTGTTCGCCGAGCTGCCCTTCGACGAGGCGCAGTGGCTCAAGGTCGCCAAGTCGTACGGCACCCGCGGCGAGGCCGGCTACTCCACCCTGGAGCGGATCTGGGCCCGCCCGACCGCGGAGGTCAACGGCATCTGGGGCGGCTACACCGGCCCCGGCGGCAAGACCATCGTCCCGGCGTCCGCGCACCTCAAGCTGTCCTTCCGGCTGGTCGCCGGGCAGGAGGTGGAGAAGGTCCGCGAGGCCGTCCGGGCCTGGGTGGCCGCGCGGGTGCCCGAGGGCATCCGGTACGAGCTGGTCTTCCCGGGCGCGACCCGGCCCTGCCTGACCCCGCTGGACCACCCGGCGCTGGAGTCGACCGTGCGCGCGATGGGGCGGGCCTTCGAGCAGCGGATCCTCTTCACCCGCGAGGGCGGCTCCGGCCCGGCGGCGGACCTGCAGGACGTGCTCGGCGCGCCGGTGCTCTTCCTCGGCATCTCGGTGCCCTCGGACGGCTGGCACTCGGTCGACGAGAAGGTCGAGCTGGACCTGCTGGCCAAGGGTGTGGAGACCGCCGCCTACCTGTGGGGCGACCTGGCCGAGAACTTCCGGCCCGGCGCGTGA
- a CDS encoding PadR family transcriptional regulator: MSIRHGLLALLDQGPRYGYQLRTEFEARTGATWPLNVGQVYTTLSRLERDGLVEPAGEDDEGHQFYAVTDAGRAELRSWFDTPVPRTNPPRDELAIKLAMAVTVPGVDVAAVVQGQRRHSIKALQDYTRLKGRALAGEPRSGAAGSAPAGSDLAWLLVLEQLIFQTEAEIRWLDHCETRLAQQAEVQQAGAAQAAPEAPTAPRRLGRRSRA; this comes from the coding sequence ATGTCCATCCGTCACGGTCTGCTCGCCCTGCTCGACCAGGGCCCGCGCTACGGCTACCAGCTGCGCACCGAGTTCGAGGCGCGCACCGGCGCCACCTGGCCGCTCAACGTCGGGCAGGTCTACACCACGCTGTCCCGGCTGGAACGGGACGGCCTGGTCGAGCCCGCCGGGGAGGACGACGAGGGCCACCAGTTCTACGCCGTCACCGACGCCGGCCGGGCCGAACTGCGGTCCTGGTTCGACACCCCGGTACCCCGGACCAACCCGCCGCGCGACGAACTGGCGATCAAGCTCGCCATGGCGGTCACCGTCCCCGGCGTGGACGTCGCCGCGGTCGTCCAGGGCCAGCGCCGGCACAGCATCAAGGCGCTCCAGGACTACACCCGGCTCAAGGGCCGGGCCCTGGCCGGGGAGCCGAGGTCCGGCGCCGCCGGCTCCGCCCCCGCCGGCAGCGACCTCGCCTGGCTGCTCGTCCTCGAACAGCTGATCTTCCAGACCGAGGCCGAGATCCGCTGGCTCGACCACTGCGAGACCCGCCTCGCCCAGCAGGCCGAGGTCCAACAGGCAGGGGCCGCCCAGGCGGCCCCCGAGGCGCCGACCGCACCCCGCCGGCTCGGCCGCCGGTCGCGGGCCTAG
- the nudC gene encoding NAD(+) diphosphatase yields the protein MSTVPETERPLHLALARAGVDRAAEHRFDEPWLAAAWSHPTTRVLPIAGGEAFVVDTDQGTELVLLPSFEAPQTGDRYFLGTDDDGVSYFALAGESLPGRLDGDARPAGLREVGALLSDRDAGLLVHAVALEHWHRLHSFCSRCGHPTEKAGAGHVRRCTSCAAEHYPRTDPAVIMVITDEQDRCLLGRQALWPEGRWSTLAGFVEPGESIEQAVAREVHEEAGVRVGEVRYVASQPWPFPSSLMLGFLGRALPGGTEITVDGEELAEARWFSREELRAGMEAGEILPPSGISIARHLVELWYGEPLPSAARW from the coding sequence GTGAGCACCGTGCCTGAGACCGAACGCCCACTGCACCTGGCACTGGCCCGGGCCGGAGTGGACCGGGCGGCCGAGCACCGGTTCGACGAGCCCTGGCTGGCGGCCGCGTGGAGCCACCCGACCACCCGGGTGCTGCCGATCGCCGGCGGCGAGGCGTTCGTGGTCGACACCGACCAGGGCACCGAGCTGGTCCTGCTGCCCTCCTTCGAGGCGCCGCAGACCGGCGACCGGTACTTCCTCGGCACCGACGACGACGGCGTCTCGTACTTCGCGCTGGCCGGCGAGAGCCTGCCCGGGCGGCTGGACGGCGACGCCCGTCCGGCGGGGCTGCGCGAGGTCGGCGCCCTGCTGTCCGACCGGGACGCCGGGCTGCTGGTGCACGCCGTGGCGCTGGAGCACTGGCACCGGCTGCACAGCTTCTGCTCGCGCTGCGGGCACCCGACCGAGAAGGCCGGCGCCGGGCACGTGCGGCGCTGCACCTCCTGCGCGGCCGAGCACTACCCGCGCACCGACCCGGCGGTGATCATGGTCATCACCGACGAGCAGGACCGCTGCCTGCTCGGCCGCCAGGCGCTGTGGCCGGAGGGCCGCTGGTCCACGCTGGCCGGCTTCGTCGAGCCGGGGGAGTCGATCGAGCAGGCGGTCGCCCGCGAGGTCCACGAGGAGGCCGGGGTCCGGGTCGGCGAGGTGCGCTACGTTGCCAGCCAGCCGTGGCCGTTCCCGTCCAGCCTGATGCTCGGCTTCCTGGGCCGGGCGCTGCCGGGCGGCACCGAGATCACGGTGGACGGCGAGGAGCTGGCCGAGGCGCGCTGGTTCTCCCGCGAGGAGCTGCGGGCCGGGATGGAGGCGGGGGAGATCCTGCCGCCGTCCGGTATCTCGATCGCGCGTCACCTCGTCGAGCTCTGGTACGGCGAACCGCTGCCGTCCGCGGCGCGCTGGTAA
- a CDS encoding mycoredoxin, protein MSGSVTMYSTTWCGYCNRLKSQLDREGIGYTEINIEEDPASASFVESVNNGNQTVPTVLVTPEGGGEQVVMTNPSLMQVKKALVG, encoded by the coding sequence ATGTCCGGCAGCGTGACGATGTACAGCACGACCTGGTGTGGGTACTGCAACCGGCTCAAGAGCCAGCTGGACCGTGAAGGCATCGGCTACACCGAGATCAACATCGAGGAGGACCCGGCGTCGGCGTCCTTCGTCGAGTCCGTCAACAACGGCAACCAGACGGTGCCGACGGTCCTGGTGACGCCGGAGGGCGGCGGCGAGCAGGTCGTCATGACCAACCCGAGCCTGATGCAGGTCAAGAAGGCCCTGGTGGGCTGA
- a CDS encoding GntR family transcriptional regulator translates to MTIPRGTAQSPKYQRLAADLRRRIAEGEFTADAALPVESELERQYGVARNTVRLAVDVLVNEGRLVRLQGKGTYLREHPVLDHRAYGPSLPPAPRDCLAVPTAVYLGEAAEAGRELGTDFEMMIVRARVDIAERLGLRPGEAIVVRRQLRMLDREPYSIEESHYRAGLAAGTPLMEPDPVEGGDEAVLAALGRTEIGAVDHLVARMPGPEEAQWFQGGPGVPLMVQTRVTYDRRGPVRVIETRYSADRSRLVYGVGDLGARTTLPAPAAPVDPAPADAP, encoded by the coding sequence GTGACAATCCCACGGGGCACCGCCCAATCCCCCAAATACCAGCGCCTCGCCGCCGACCTGCGCCGCCGGATCGCCGAGGGCGAGTTCACCGCCGACGCCGCCCTGCCGGTCGAGAGCGAACTGGAACGCCAGTACGGAGTCGCCCGCAACACCGTCCGGCTGGCCGTCGACGTCCTGGTCAACGAAGGGCGGCTGGTCCGCCTCCAGGGCAAGGGCACCTACCTGCGGGAACACCCCGTCCTGGACCACCGCGCCTACGGCCCCTCGCTGCCCCCCGCCCCGCGCGACTGCCTGGCCGTCCCCACCGCCGTCTACCTCGGCGAGGCCGCCGAGGCCGGCCGGGAACTCGGCACCGACTTCGAGATGATGATCGTCCGCGCCCGCGTCGACATCGCCGAACGGCTCGGACTGCGCCCCGGCGAGGCCATCGTGGTCCGCCGCCAGCTGCGCATGCTCGACCGCGAGCCGTACTCGATCGAGGAGAGCCACTACCGGGCCGGCCTCGCCGCCGGCACCCCGCTGATGGAACCCGACCCCGTCGAGGGTGGCGACGAGGCCGTGCTGGCCGCCCTCGGCCGCACCGAGATCGGTGCCGTCGACCACCTGGTGGCCCGGATGCCCGGCCCGGAGGAGGCCCAGTGGTTCCAGGGCGGCCCGGGCGTGCCGCTCATGGTCCAGACCCGCGTCACCTACGACCGGCGCGGGCCCGTCCGGGTCATCGAGACCCGCTACTCGGCCGACCGCAGCCGGCTCGTCTACGGCGTCGGCGACCTCGGCGCGCGCACCACCCTGCCCGCACCCGCCGCGCCCGTCGACCCGGCCCCGGCCGACGCGCCCTGA
- a CDS encoding ABC transporter ATP-binding protein, whose translation MSHTDRTGSRGHQAVLHLDNVSRVHGHGAAEVHALRGVDLQVHAGEFVAVMGPSGSGKSTLLTLAGGLDAPTSGQVLVEGVVLGGLSRKRLAEVRRRSVGYVFQDYNLIPALTAAENIALPRELDGVSTRAARREALAALEELGIRELADRFPDDMSGGQQQRVAIARALIGDRRLVLADEPTGALDSTTGEAVLAVLRARCDAGAAAMMVTHEARHAAWADRVVFLRDGHMVDESVSQDAASLLVTAATNSVKGPVAE comes from the coding sequence GTGTCCCACACCGATCGGACCGGGAGCCGCGGCCACCAGGCCGTGCTGCACCTGGACAACGTCAGCCGGGTCCACGGGCACGGCGCGGCAGAGGTGCACGCGCTGCGCGGGGTGGACCTCCAGGTCCACGCCGGCGAGTTCGTCGCCGTGATGGGCCCGTCCGGGTCCGGCAAGTCCACCCTGCTCACCCTCGCGGGCGGACTGGACGCCCCGACCAGCGGCCAGGTCCTCGTCGAAGGCGTCGTGCTGGGCGGCCTCAGCCGCAAGAGGCTCGCCGAGGTCCGCCGCCGCTCGGTCGGCTACGTCTTCCAGGACTACAACCTGATACCGGCGCTGACCGCGGCCGAGAACATCGCGCTCCCGCGCGAGCTCGACGGCGTCTCCACCCGCGCCGCCCGTCGCGAGGCGCTCGCCGCGCTGGAGGAACTCGGCATCCGCGAGCTCGCCGACCGCTTCCCGGACGACATGTCCGGCGGTCAGCAGCAGCGCGTCGCCATCGCCCGGGCGCTGATCGGCGACCGCCGGCTGGTGCTGGCCGACGAGCCCACCGGCGCCCTCGACTCGACCACCGGCGAGGCCGTCCTCGCCGTCCTGCGCGCCCGCTGCGACGCCGGCGCCGCCGCGATGATGGTCACCCACGAGGCGCGGCACGCCGCCTGGGCCGACCGCGTGGTCTTCCTGCGCGACGGGCACATGGTCGACGAGAGCGTCAGCCAGGACGCCGCCAGCCTCCTCGTCACCGCCGCCACCAACAGCGTGAAGGGCCCGGTGGCGGAGTGA
- a CDS encoding endonuclease/exonuclease/phosphatase family protein, which produces MSQLRIATFNLLHGQPLAPDGAPRPYPSDAGDPLARAVAALDADVLALQEVDRHQSRSGGTDQAAVAATAMGAADWRFAAALHGRPAPVAGWVPEPAAPNGLRVYGPAEVGDGALPSYGTALLTRLPVRHWRARRFAPAPFGLPLRVAGRRGLTPVPDEPRAALAAVLEGERGPFTVVAAHLSFVPGWNMAQLAGIRRWVADLPQPHLVLGDFNLVGAVPRTVLGGATALERTAPRVRVRELRAARRARPALAEPRRRRVREPRARLQGWYDLARTPTYPSHRPAVQFDHVLAVGVPRAAVGPAAAPHTAVSDHRPLVVEVSL; this is translated from the coding sequence GTGAGCCAGTTGCGCATCGCCACCTTCAACCTGTTGCACGGTCAGCCGCTCGCGCCGGACGGCGCCCCGCGGCCCTACCCGTCCGACGCCGGGGATCCGCTGGCGCGGGCGGTGGCCGCACTGGACGCCGACGTGCTGGCCCTCCAGGAGGTCGACCGGCACCAGTCCCGCTCCGGCGGCACCGACCAGGCGGCCGTCGCGGCGACGGCGATGGGCGCCGCCGACTGGCGCTTCGCCGCCGCCCTGCACGGGCGCCCGGCGCCGGTGGCGGGCTGGGTGCCGGAGCCCGCCGCGCCGAACGGCCTGCGGGTGTACGGGCCGGCCGAGGTCGGCGACGGCGCCCTTCCCTCGTACGGGACGGCGCTGCTGACCCGGCTGCCGGTGCGGCACTGGCGGGCCCGCCGGTTCGCCCCGGCGCCGTTCGGGCTGCCGCTGCGGGTGGCCGGGCGGCGCGGGCTGACCCCGGTGCCGGACGAGCCGCGGGCGGCCCTGGCGGCGGTACTGGAGGGCGAGCGCGGGCCGTTCACGGTGGTGGCGGCGCACCTGTCCTTCGTCCCCGGGTGGAACATGGCGCAGCTGGCCGGCATCCGGCGGTGGGTCGCGGACCTGCCGCAGCCGCACCTGGTGCTGGGCGACTTCAACCTGGTCGGCGCGGTGCCGCGGACCGTCCTCGGCGGGGCGACGGCGCTGGAGCGCACCGCGCCGCGGGTGCGGGTGCGGGAGCTGCGGGCGGCGCGGCGGGCCCGGCCGGCCCTGGCCGAGCCGCGGCGGCGCCGGGTGCGCGAGCCGCGGGCCCGGCTGCAGGGCTGGTACGACCTGGCCCGCACCCCGACGTACCCCTCGCACCGCCCGGCGGTGCAGTTCGACCACGTGCTGGCGGTGGGCGTGCCGCGCGCCGCGGTGGGCCCGGCGGCGGCGCCGCACACCGCGGTGTCTGACCACCGGCCGCTGGTGGTCGAGGTGTCGCTGTAG